The genomic DNA CTGCGTTACTATACGCCTGCCTTCTCTTTTTCGACAGCGTAAACAAATTCATGAATATCTGTAAAGCATAAGAGCAAAATGTCAAAACCTAAAAGATAAAGTGACTGCAATTGCAAGTTCTCAATTAtagtaaacaaataaaaagaaaatgtcaaaaCCAATAAACTTATTTGGTTTGCTTCTTGATTATCCAATTTGTCTTGGCAGgaaagaaatttgaaattttaatttaggtTAAACCGGCAAATGAAATAACCACCTTTGTGTAAGCATCTCCTGACCCAAAATCCAAGAGAGGCCGAGAATCCATGCCTACGGCAGCAATTCGGCGTGCCAAAGTATCCAAGGGAACTTGCAGATAGACGGTGAGCCCCTTTTTCATATATTTCCTGGAAATtcgaaaaataaataaattcaagaagaTGTTAAAACTAAGCTACTCGTCTAATAAGAAAAACTAGGAAAGTTGGCTGCACGTACCAATTGATATCACGGACCACTGCCCCACCACCAGTAGCAACAACTTGCCTAGGCATTAGAGACAAATTCCTCAGGGCTTCACTCTAAGGAAGTGACAAAGAAGATGCTTTCCGATAAGTCTAAGAATAATAGCACACATTTAATAGTAATCATAACTGCGCAAATGATAGGATcgttaaacaaaataaaatgctGGCACTCAAAGCCTCTAATTGTTGGAGTTTAAACTTGCAGAATAGAAGTTGAAAAGGAAGCTTGAAATCTAGGAGGacatttttggaattttgataTGCAACttttgcctataaatatccTTTGTATCCAAATATTTGAAGGTTTTTTGGTTGTTCCGGCAAAAACAAAGAGAGCTCTTCCCATTTGTTTTGATCTCACACACAACACCCACACACACAGTGGCAGAGAAAGAGGGAAGGAGTAACCTTCCAacacttggtatcagagccccgGAAGACCCGTTGAGTCATCGGAAGACCCATCAACGCCCCGGAAGATAGAGCTTCGGAAGACCCATCCCGTCATCTGAATACCCATCCACGTCCAGAACTTCGGAAGACTCATCCGCGCTCCAGAACCCCGGAAGACCCATTCGCGACCAGAACGCCCTAAGACCCATCCGTGCTTCGGAAGACCCGTTGAGCCTCGGAAGAGTCGCCGATCGGAAGTCTGCTGTCCGTCGTCGCCGGAGAAGCTTGCTGCCCTGTTGAACCGCGTGCAAAGGCGAAGAGGAGAAGCAGTCGCCGAGGCTgttgaagaaaaataaggaaagaagaagaaagaaggggggaaatttgcaaaaataggactttcGGTActgaacttttgaaaaataggaCAATTCAAAAATCTTTgcaaaattaagatttttgaacgtgtatttgataaaaatatccttactttttaattaactctctccttgttcttctttttcaatggtgtttttttttcctCGTTGATTAATTTGTTGAGAATATTTTCAAAGTTCAACACACAGAGCGACTATGCGTTTTGTTTTCTCCACCTAAACTgttattttattctaatttttttattatttttcaatggcGCTTCTTTTTCCTCGTTGATTAATTTATTGAGAATGTTTTCAAAGTTTGTCACACACAACGACTGTGTGTCTTGCTTTCTCTGCCTAAGCtgctattttattctttttttttttattttatcacctTTTGCAAGTTCTCTATCAAACAAAGACAAAGGTTGTCCAAAGATATTAGTTTTAGATATCAATTATAGATATTTGATGTAGATATCAGTTCAACGATATCGGTTCAATAATATCAATTATTGATAGATATATGATATAGATATCGGTTCAACAATATCGATTATTAATAGATTTCGATTGTAGATTTCTATCGTAAAATACGGTTGTCCAAATATATTGGTTGTAAATATCAGttgattaaatatatatcaataataacaaaaattgcatagaaacatgaaatgatTTCTATTATAAAGTTGGAGTGTCCCATAAAAGCAAAGaacaaattatagaaaattaataTCTACATCAGATATCTATTAATAACCAATATTGTTAAATCGATATCTATCAATAATCGATATCGTTAAAACAATATCTACATCAGATATACACAACAACCTATTCTATAATAGAAATCTACAACCGATATCTATCAATAACCGATATCGTTAAATCGATATCTACGTCAAATATCTACAACAATCGTATTCTACGTCAAAAATCTACAACTGATATCTATCAATAATTGATATTGTTGAACCGATACATATCAAGAACTGATACGTTGAACCGATATCTATCATCAATAATTGATATTGTTAAACTGATATCTACATCAGATATCTACAACAATCGTATTCTACGTCAAAAATCTATAATCAATATCTATCAATAACCAATATTGTTGAACCGATATCTAAATCAGATATCTACGACAACTGTATTCTACAACTGATATCTTTAAATTGATATCTTTGAACCGATATATCAATAATCAATATCTTTGAACCAATATTGTTGAACCGATATCTACATCAAATATCTACAACCGATGTCTAAAACTGGTGTCTTTGGACAAGTTTTGTGCTTGTTTGATGGAGAACTTGCAAAAggtgaagaaataaaaaaaaaaatagaatagaatagcaGCTTAGGTGAAGAAAGCAAGACACACGATTGTTGTGTGTGGCGGACTTTGAAAATCTTCTTAACAAATTATTCAGCGAGAAAGAAGAAGCGTCgttgaaaaagaagaacaatgaGAGAGTTAATTGAAAAGCAGGTGTATTTTTGTCAAATACACATTCAAAACTCctagttttgcaaagatttttaaaatgtcCTAATTTTCAAAAGTTCAGTACCGAAGGTCCAATTTTTGCAAATTTTCCAAAGAGGAAAGcaattggaaaaagaaaaggcaatcGTATAGAATTGAAggaaattaaaaagagaaaagaaaaggaagaaatttgaaaaatgagacAGTGGACAATTTGCAAAAGCCCACCTAAAGGTgcaaaagaaagtaaaaaaaatagacAATTGCAAAAGCCCAAGTGAAGGTgcagaagaaacaaaaaattaattaaaaaaaaaaagaaagaagtggtgtgtaaaaattaaaaaaaataattaattaaaagaaaatgatcaCTAACGCATCTCCtactccaaaattaataaagtaaaattatgatatttggtGTATCCAAATGAAATCACTTTTAGGGGTCACTTGATGTATGGGATCTTGTTTAGGATGGTTATGCAAAACCCACCAATGTCGAAATTGAAGTAGCTTTAACACAAGCAGAAAAGATGGAACtaaaaaatcaaaggaaaagaGATAAGAAGGCATTGTACACCATCTATCAAGGTATtgatgaaaatatgtttaaattgGTTGTCAAggcaaaaatctcaaaaaaagcATGGGATTTACTTCAAAAATCTTTCGGAGTTGATAAGATAAAGAAGACCCACCTGCAAACATTAAGATCTCAGTTTGAGGCATCAAAACAAGGAAATTCGGAGTCGATGGCTGATTATTTCTTATCGGTCATTGGAATTGTACATCATATGAGAATAAATGTTGAAAATATCCCAAAAATTCTAGTAATCGAAAAAATATTGTGGTCAGTAGTCCCGAAGTATAAGATAGTTGCAATAACCATCGACGAGTCAAAAGATCTAGAACAGCTTATGGGATCACTCTAAGCATATAAAGAAAGACTAAGGGAAGATGACCAGTCTGTTGATCAAACATTACAGACAAAGCTCATGGTgcaggaaaagaaaagggaatcaAGCCGAGGAAGTTCGCAAAGAAGCAAAGGCCGTGAAAGAGGAAGAGGTTGCAAAAATCAAGGCAGCGGACAAGGAAATGTAGACGATGCCAAAGGATCGTCCAACTAAAGAAGGCGTGGACGCAGTCGTGGTTGAGGTCGAAGTAAAAAGACAACATTCAAACTGGAGGCTTGACAAATCTGAAATTCAATGCTACAATTATAATAAGTTTGGGCACTACGCATTGGAATGTTGGTCTCAAAAAAAGGAAGACAAAgcaaattttgttaaaaaaagaggaaaagacaGATAGCGGCATTGTGATGATGGCCTATGCAGTGGCCTTGAAACTAATGGTTCAAGTACATTGTACCTTGACATTGGTGCATCCAACCACATGTGTTGAACAAAGGAGTTTTTGGTAGATCTCAATGAGTAATTTACTTGCAACATCACATGTGGCAACTTAACATAAAGGCCAGTGAAAGGAAAAGGTAGAATATTGTTGtagttgaaaatttgagagcAAAAGTACATTATCGACATATACTTTATGCAAGACATGAATAGAAATATCTTAAGTATGGGACAGTTGTTGGAAAGACGATATGAAATCCAAATGAACGACTTAGCTTTTGAGATGAGAGACAAAAACAAAGTTTTGGTAGCCTTCgcaaaaatggagaagaatatAATGTTTTCTCTACACTTGAGTGTATGTAACTCAAGGTGTTTCAAGGTTGGGATAGAAGATAAGTCTACATTGTGGCATTTAAGGTATAACCATCTAAACTACAAAGCCCTaaagattttaaagaaaaagaacatgGTGATTGGATTATCCAACATTGATCAACCTAGAAAAATATGCGCAGGCGAGTATCAACCCataagtaaaattaattttttatattaaaaaaataattttaatgtaaaaaataatttttaaggtaaaaaaatattttttaataataaatgagtaaaaaaaaaaattgcaaccCACCCTAAAATCTATGATGCACAGTTctacatttcaaaaaaaatatattagccTCCCTCTACATAAATTTTTGAATCCTCCCCTAAGTATGCGAGACTTGTATTATGggaaaacaacaacaaatataATCCAAAGCAGAAGCTCGAGGAAAGCAACTCAGAGGCTGAAACTGGTACACTCAGATGTGTGCAACCCCATTAATCCAACTTCATTGGGGGGTAACAGGTATATCCTCACATTCACTTGTGACTTTAGTGGAAAAACATGGGTATATTTGTTGAAGGAAAAAGTAGAAGTCTTCAACAGATTTAAAGAGTTTAAAATTTTGGTTAAAAAGCAAAGTGGCTActatttaaaaaagttaaaaatagaCATAGAAGGAAATACACTTCAAaagagtttaaaatattttatagggAGCATGGAATAGTGCATTAGTACACTATACCCTACACCCCTCAATAGAATGGAGTATCAAAAAGGAAGAATTGAACCCCCCTCAACATGGTTCGGTGTATGTTGAAAGAGAGTAAAGTGCTAAAGGAATTCTAGGGAGAAACAATGGTATGTGGAGAATACTTCTTAAATTGATTTCCTTCAAGAATGATTAGGGATGTCACTCTTGAAAAGGCATGGAGCTTGTGAAAGCCAAAGGTggaatttaaaaatctttggcTGTGTGGCATATGCCAAAGTACTTGAAGAAAGGAGAGCGAAACTCGAAAACAAGAGTAAAAAATGCATCTTCCTTGAATATAGAGAAAATTCGAGAGGCTACAAACTCTACCATCCAATTGCAAAGAAGATTGTATGGTAagtaaatatcaaatttgatgAAAAGCGAATCTGGAATTAAACTAATGAGAAAGGAAAGCAAGTTATGGTGGAAGAGAAAGACGAAGAGTCTCCACCCCAAATCGAGGATCACCCCGAAGTCTATCCCAAGGTTGAAGAATCAATCAGTCCGCCCATGAGGAAAACAAGAAGTCTAGAAGACATCTACAATACTGGCCTGAGAATTAAAGAAGATGAAAActtatctttgttttgtttgtttgcagACTATGATCCATTAACATTCTAGGAGGCATCTCAAGacaagaaatggagaagaaccATGGAGGAAGAGATCCGAGCAATAAACAAAAACCAATCTTGGGAGTTGGTTGAGTTACCTAAAAGGCACGAGGCAATTGATGTTAAATGGGTGTTCAAGACAAAGGAATGCTCAAGGAAAGGTAGAAAAGCAATAGGCAAGGCTTATAGCGAAAGGCTACAAACAAAAGCATGGAGTCGACTATGATGAGGTGTTTGGTTTAGTAATGCACCTGGACACTGTCAAATTAATAATCTCGATAGCTactcaaaagaaatgaaaactatACCAAATGGATGTCAAGTCAATGTTCTTAAATGGGTACCTCAAGGAGTAGGTCTACGTGAATCAACCCCCTGGATTCAAACAAGGAGGACAGGAAAGCAAGGTATGCCTATTGAGGAAAGCTCTTTATGTGCTGAAGCAAGCACCAAGGGCATGGAATGTAAGGATCAACGCCTATTTCATGCAGTTTGGATTCACAAAGTGTCCATATGAACACGTTCTGTACATGAAGACAAACCCCAAAGCTAACACATTACGAGTATTCCTGTATGTGGATGACTTAGTCTTCACTAGTAACAATCTAGCCATGATCCATGAGTTCAAGAGATCAATGGAGAAGGAGTTCAAGATGATAGATTTGGGAGTAATGTTACACTTCTTGGGACTAGAGataaaacaaaatgataatGTAATATTTGTATCTCAAACAGGATATGCCCAGAAGGTCTTGAAGAAATTTGGCATGATAGAATC from Diospyros lotus cultivar Yz01 chromosome 4, ASM1463336v1, whole genome shotgun sequence includes the following:
- the LOC127799958 gene encoding shikimate kinase 1, chloroplastic-like isoform X1; protein product: MGLPMTQRVFRGSDTKCWKSEALRNLSLMPRQVVATGGGAVVRDINWKYMKKGLTVYLQVPLDTLARRIAAVGMDSRPLLDFGSGDAYTKIFMNLFTLSKKRRQAYSNADVTVSLQHIATQEGLEDLSNITPSAIALEVLVQIQGFLLRNEREMSI
- the LOC127799958 gene encoding shikimate kinase 1, chloroplastic-like isoform X2, which translates into the protein MPRQVVATGGGAVVRDINWKYMKKGLTVYLQVPLDTLARRIAAVGMDSRPLLDFGSGDAYTKIFMNLFTLSKKRRQAYSNADVTVSLQHIATQEGLEDLSNITPSAIALEVLVQIQGFLLRNEREMSI